One segment of Panicum virgatum strain AP13 chromosome 1K, P.virgatum_v5, whole genome shotgun sequence DNA contains the following:
- the LOC120650425 gene encoding uncharacterized protein LOC120650425 isoform X2 — MEPPLPPPPATPAAAVRVLSRTPPQASQNPSSVPSTGPGAGAASHDGVVAVGFVGGSGAARLADRILDAHVFSPGGSARSLAGSVRYHCDGDNRMVFLHLTPPPTPMEAGGIGGGGEMPEMLFMFSVCHIIIFLQEGFRFNTQTLKKFRLLQSSKHAFAPFVKSLVGAAMPAKTVTSDTPTRATHRASSISPPTRRGGHSGRQSSAISLMSGNTSNPSVLPGQCVPVLLFVFEDDAVDVSSAATSSDDMGDTFSSNQGSTSDGLSKQSSASKGSGSVVMLSRAANKSESSSGKKLHSSLEGQIRVLLKKCRVLAGMEPGHIGSRGLNNTSHHVPLFSLDTSRVVALLERSINKKQEPLDVIAGLFEDSMSSKSPLDILSLENNYHPTNRDDFQLIKDFIFRQSDALRGRGGYSSNATAGSVAGVGMVAAAAAAAAVSAAAGKPVNVPDLPSFDKWLSISTSILTALLSGRNALSGLSESKTHTSPSEKNEQLPAGGSNAIDITLSCLESNNGLNMKFSSSWCQRVLPAAKELYLKGLPAFYTTRMHEVQLQMALRSFCSMVKGPAVRLFSKKLEDECQTIWESGRQQCDAVSLTGRPCMHRRHVNFSSSDAVEQHSSGYVFLHACACGRSRRLREDPFDFQTANVSFNCFANCEDLLPTLVLPRGRDAGSFSVSSWRLVRLGGARYYKPTKGLLQSGFSPKERYLLRWMISVGKGQVRNGNRSNTVTSSTRSSMNPQTPPVVTGEVKSVVTQVTPQIKSAKLENAVKQPEMESMSNSAINFGKGLPNFTMKKPFAEVVAGTTAKDSEFPALQQTRPPKPGGQKDERQMNIADQTNGRGHVALSQVPVAESEPVKASRNKSSESADGKPFLQIGSNIVPVVGGNESRETNQPVQQFIVYVGFEHECPYGHRFLLSEKHMTEIDSSCLQYQRPYVNKEIESKHAQKLLLNASGLTAYTVDINNGRKNSKPLESSGRNSQQQPMQPRVDAQTSQPSPWLSDLQIDKREEHYFRNIAVDDGGEAFSLMNRNLPIYMHCPHCKMSERKEHQDVKFAGAVSQLQRIFIVTPDFPVLLASCPLVQFEGSCLPSNVSDHEREGLFSIGCRVILPPESFLAMRLPFVYGVETKEGSTFPLKHFEQQPELTAWLVGGTALQIVSIGNATEKETIMK; from the exons atggagccgccgctacctcctcctccggcgacccccgctgccgccgtccgtGTCCTCTCCCGCACCCCTCCGCAAGCCTCCCAGAACCCCTCATCGGTGCCCTCCACGGgaccgggcgccggcgccgcctcccacGACGGCGTCGTCGCTGTCGGCTTCGTGGGCGGCTCGGGGGCAGCCCGCCTCGCGGACCGGATCCTCGACGCCCACGTCTTCTCCccgggcggctcggcgcggaGCCTCGCTGGGAGCGTCAGGTACCACTGCGACGGCGACAACAGGATGGTCTTCCTgcacctcacgccgccgcccacgccgatGGAGGCGGGAGGAATTGGCGGCGGGGGGGAGATGCCGGAGATGCTCTTCATGTTCTCC GTCTGCCACATAATTATATTTCTGCAAGAAGGCTTCAGATTTAACACACAAACCTTAAAGAAGTTCCGACTGCTGCAATCTTCAAAGCATGCTTTCGCTCCATTTGTGAAGTCACTGGTAGGAGCTGCAATGCCTGCCAAAACTGTTACATCTGACACCCCAACACGAGCAACCCACAGGGCTTCCTCCATCTCCCCTCCAACACGTCGTGGAGGTCACTCTGGTCGCCAGTCTTCAGCCATCTCGCTTATGTCCGGAAACACTTCAAATCCTTCTGTATTGCCAGGCCAATGCGTTCCTGTATTGCTCTTTGTCTTTGAGGATGATGCAGTTGATGTTTCAAGTGCTGCCACAAGTTCAGATGATATGGGTGACACGTTTTCATCAAATCAGGGTTCTACCTCTGATGGATTATCGAAACAAAGCTCAGCTTCCAAAGGTTCTGGTTCAGTGGTTATGCTTTCCCGGGCAGCAAACAAATCTGAGAGTAGTTCAGGCAAAAAATTGCATTCCTCATTAGAGGGACAGATTCGTGTCTTGCTCAAGAAGTGTAGGGTACTTGCTGGCATGGAGCCGGGACATATTGGCTCGAGGGGTCTAAATAACACGAGTCATCATGTACCCTTGTTCTCACTTGATACCTCGAGGGTTGTTGCACTGTTGGAACGGTCTATCAATAAGAAACAGGAGCCATTAGACGTCATTGCTGGATTGTTTGAAGATTCCATGAGCTCCAAATCACCACTGGATATTCTTTCACTAGAAAACAACTACCACCCAACAAACCGTGATGACTTTCAGTTAATCAAGGACTTCATATTTCGGCAATCTGATGCcctgagagggagagggggataTTCAAGCAATGCAACTGCCGGGTCTGTTGCTGGTGTTGGCatggtggctgctgctgctgctgcagcagcagtgTCAGCTGCTGCTGGGAAACCAGTTAATGTTCCTGATCTCCCTAGTTTTGATAAATGGCTGTCCATAAGTACTTCTATCCTCACTGCACTGCTTAGTGGAAGAAATGCGCTGAGTGGTTTGTCTGAAAGCAAGACACATACAAGTCCTAGTGAGAAAAATGAACAACTTCCTGCTGGAGGATCTAATGCTATTGACATCACATTATCTTGCTTGGAAAGCAATAATGGGCTGAACATGAAATTTTCTTCATCATGGTGCCAAAGGGTGCTTCCAGCTGCTAAGGAGTTGTACCTTAAAGGTTTACCTGCCTTTTACACCACCAGAATGCATGAAGTACAGCTACAGATGGCATTGCGATCCTTTTGCTCAATGGTTAAAGGGCCAGCAGTCAGGTTATTCTCAAAGAAGCTGGAAGATGAGTGCCAGACAATATGGGAATCTGGTAGGCAGCAATGTGATGCTGTTAGTCTAACTGGCAGACCATGCATGCACCGGAGGCATGTCAATTTCTCTTCATCAGATGCAGTAGAGCAACATTCTAGTGGATATGTCTTCCTTCATGCGTGTGCCTGTGGGCGTTCACGTCGCCTTAGAGAAGATCCTTTTGACTTTCAGACAGCGAATGTGTCTTTTAATTGTTTCGCTAACTGCGAAGATCTACTACCTACGCTTGTGCTTCCGAGAGGTCGTGATGCTGGCTCGTTTTCAGTATCCTCTTGGCGGTTGGTGCGACTTGGAGGAGCAAGATATTACAAGCCAACAAAAGGGTTGCTCCAAAGTGGCTTTAGCCCCAAAGAGAGGTATCTTCTAAGGTGGATGATATCTGTTGGTAAGGGGCAAGTGAGAAATGGCAATCGTTCTAATACTGTTACTTCATCCACAAGATCTAGTATGAACCCTCAGACTCCTCCAGTGGTCACTGGTGAAGTAAAATCTGTCGTAACCCAAGTTACACCACAAATTAAATCTGCAAAGCTTGAAAATGCTGTAAAACAACCTGAAATGGAATCAATGAGCAACTCTGCTATTAATTTTGGTAAAGGTCTTCCAAATTTTACCATGAAAAAGCCTTTTGCTGAAGTTGTTGCTGGCACCACTGCAAAAGATTCTGAGTTTCCCGCTCTTCAACAAACGAGGCCACCAAAACCTGGTGGTCAGAAAGATGAGCGACAAATGAATATAGCAGACCAGACTAATGGCCGAGGTCATGTGGCTCTCAGCCAAGTGCCTGTAGCTGAAAGTGAACCTGTGAAAGCGAGCAGAAACAAGAGCAGTGAAAGTGCTGATGGGAAGCCCTTTTTACAGATAGGGAGCAATATAGTACCAGTGGTTGGTGGGAATGAATCTAGAGAAACTAATCAACCGGTACAGCAGTTCATTGTGTATGTTGGATTTGAGCACGAGTGTCCCTACGGGCACCGTTTCTTACTGTCAGAGAAGCATATGACGGAAATTGATTCTTCCTGTTTGCAGTATCAAAGACCATATGTAAACAAAGAAATAGAAAGCAAGCATGCACAAAAGTTGCTCCTAAATGCTTCCGGTTTGACAGCATATACAGTGGACATAAACAATGGACGGAAAAACAGTAAGCCACTGGAATCATCAGGGAGAAACAGCCAGCAGCAACCAATGCAGCCGAGGGTTGATGCACAGACCTCACAGCCTTCTCCTTGGCTTTCAGATCTACAGATTGACAAGAGGGAGGAGCATTATTTTAGAAACATTGCAGTTGATGATGGTGGAGAAGCATTTTCACTCATGAACAGAAACTTGCCAATATATATGCACTGTCCACATTGTAAGATGTCAGAAAGGAAGGAGCATCAAGATGTAAAGTTTGCTGGTGCTGTGTCACAACTTCAACGGATTTTTATT GTGACTCCTGATTTCCCGGTCCTGTTGGCAAGCTGCCCACTTGTACAGTTTGAG GGGTCATGTTTACCATCGAATGTCTCTGATCATGAGCGAGAAGGATTATTCAGTATTGGGTGTCGAGTTATCCTCCCACCTGAGAGCTTTCTTGCTATGAGGCTTCCGTTTGTCTATGGTGTTGAGACAAAAGAGGGAAGTACATTTCCCCTCAAACACTTTGAACAACAACCAGAGCTCACAGCGTGGCTGGTTGGAGGCACAGCTTTGCAAATTGTATCGATAGGGAACGCCACTGAGAAAGAAACCATTATGAAGTGA
- the LOC120650425 gene encoding uncharacterized protein LOC120650425 isoform X1, producing MEPPLPPPPATPAAAVRVLSRTPPQASQNPSSVPSTGPGAGAASHDGVVAVGFVGGSGAARLADRILDAHVFSPGGSARSLAGSVRYHCDGDNRMVFLHLTPPPTPMEAGGIGGGGEMPEMLFMFSVCHIIIFLQEGFRFNTQTLKKFRLLQSSKHAFAPFVKSLVGAAMPAKTVTSDTPTRATHRASSISPPTRRGGHSGRQSSAISLMSGNTSNPSVLPGQCVPVLLFVFEDDAVDVSSAATSSDDMGDTFSSNQGSTSDGLSKQSSASKGSGSVVMLSRAANKSESSSGKKLHSSLEGQIRVLLKKCRVLAGMEPGHIGSRGLNNTSHHVPLFSLDTSRVVALLERSINKKQEPLDVIAGLFEDSMSSKSPLDILSLENNYHPTNRDDFQLIKDFIFRQSDALRGRGGYSSNATAGSVAGVGMVAAAAAAAAVSAAAGKPVNVPDLPSFDKWLSISTSILTALLSGRNALSGLSESKTHTSPSEKNEQLPAGGSNAIDITLSCLESNNGLNMKFSSSWCQRVLPAAKELYLKGLPAFYTTRMHEVQLQMALRSFCSMVKGPAVRLFSKKLEDECQTIWESGRQQCDAVSLTGRPCMHRRHVNFSSSDAVEQHSSGYVFLHACACGRSRRLREDPFDFQTANVSFNCFANCEDLLPTLVLPRGRDAGSFSVSSWRLVRLGGARYYKPTKGLLQSGFSPKERYLLRWMISVGKGQVRNGNRSNTVTSSTRSSMNPQTPPVVTGEVKSVVTQVTPQIKSAKLENAVKQPEMESMSNSAINFGKGLPNFTMKKPFAEVVAGTTAKDSEFPALQQTRPPKPGGQKDERQMNIADQTNGRGHVALSQVPVAESEPVKASRNKSSESADGKPFLQIGSNIVPVVGGNESRETNQPVQQFIVYVGFEHECPYGHRFLLSEKHMTEIDSSCLQYQRPYVNKEIESKHAQKLLLNASGLTAYTVDINNGRKNSKPLESSGRNSQQQPMQPRVDAQTSQPSPWLSDLQIDKREEHYFRNIAVDDGGEAFSLMNRNLPIYMHCPHCKMSERKEHQDVKFAGAVSQLQRIFIVTPDFPVLLASCPLVQFEASTVSYIQHQGSCLPSNVSDHEREGLFSIGCRVILPPESFLAMRLPFVYGVETKEGSTFPLKHFEQQPELTAWLVGGTALQIVSIGNATEKETIMK from the exons atggagccgccgctacctcctcctccggcgacccccgctgccgccgtccgtGTCCTCTCCCGCACCCCTCCGCAAGCCTCCCAGAACCCCTCATCGGTGCCCTCCACGGgaccgggcgccggcgccgcctcccacGACGGCGTCGTCGCTGTCGGCTTCGTGGGCGGCTCGGGGGCAGCCCGCCTCGCGGACCGGATCCTCGACGCCCACGTCTTCTCCccgggcggctcggcgcggaGCCTCGCTGGGAGCGTCAGGTACCACTGCGACGGCGACAACAGGATGGTCTTCCTgcacctcacgccgccgcccacgccgatGGAGGCGGGAGGAATTGGCGGCGGGGGGGAGATGCCGGAGATGCTCTTCATGTTCTCC GTCTGCCACATAATTATATTTCTGCAAGAAGGCTTCAGATTTAACACACAAACCTTAAAGAAGTTCCGACTGCTGCAATCTTCAAAGCATGCTTTCGCTCCATTTGTGAAGTCACTGGTAGGAGCTGCAATGCCTGCCAAAACTGTTACATCTGACACCCCAACACGAGCAACCCACAGGGCTTCCTCCATCTCCCCTCCAACACGTCGTGGAGGTCACTCTGGTCGCCAGTCTTCAGCCATCTCGCTTATGTCCGGAAACACTTCAAATCCTTCTGTATTGCCAGGCCAATGCGTTCCTGTATTGCTCTTTGTCTTTGAGGATGATGCAGTTGATGTTTCAAGTGCTGCCACAAGTTCAGATGATATGGGTGACACGTTTTCATCAAATCAGGGTTCTACCTCTGATGGATTATCGAAACAAAGCTCAGCTTCCAAAGGTTCTGGTTCAGTGGTTATGCTTTCCCGGGCAGCAAACAAATCTGAGAGTAGTTCAGGCAAAAAATTGCATTCCTCATTAGAGGGACAGATTCGTGTCTTGCTCAAGAAGTGTAGGGTACTTGCTGGCATGGAGCCGGGACATATTGGCTCGAGGGGTCTAAATAACACGAGTCATCATGTACCCTTGTTCTCACTTGATACCTCGAGGGTTGTTGCACTGTTGGAACGGTCTATCAATAAGAAACAGGAGCCATTAGACGTCATTGCTGGATTGTTTGAAGATTCCATGAGCTCCAAATCACCACTGGATATTCTTTCACTAGAAAACAACTACCACCCAACAAACCGTGATGACTTTCAGTTAATCAAGGACTTCATATTTCGGCAATCTGATGCcctgagagggagagggggataTTCAAGCAATGCAACTGCCGGGTCTGTTGCTGGTGTTGGCatggtggctgctgctgctgctgcagcagcagtgTCAGCTGCTGCTGGGAAACCAGTTAATGTTCCTGATCTCCCTAGTTTTGATAAATGGCTGTCCATAAGTACTTCTATCCTCACTGCACTGCTTAGTGGAAGAAATGCGCTGAGTGGTTTGTCTGAAAGCAAGACACATACAAGTCCTAGTGAGAAAAATGAACAACTTCCTGCTGGAGGATCTAATGCTATTGACATCACATTATCTTGCTTGGAAAGCAATAATGGGCTGAACATGAAATTTTCTTCATCATGGTGCCAAAGGGTGCTTCCAGCTGCTAAGGAGTTGTACCTTAAAGGTTTACCTGCCTTTTACACCACCAGAATGCATGAAGTACAGCTACAGATGGCATTGCGATCCTTTTGCTCAATGGTTAAAGGGCCAGCAGTCAGGTTATTCTCAAAGAAGCTGGAAGATGAGTGCCAGACAATATGGGAATCTGGTAGGCAGCAATGTGATGCTGTTAGTCTAACTGGCAGACCATGCATGCACCGGAGGCATGTCAATTTCTCTTCATCAGATGCAGTAGAGCAACATTCTAGTGGATATGTCTTCCTTCATGCGTGTGCCTGTGGGCGTTCACGTCGCCTTAGAGAAGATCCTTTTGACTTTCAGACAGCGAATGTGTCTTTTAATTGTTTCGCTAACTGCGAAGATCTACTACCTACGCTTGTGCTTCCGAGAGGTCGTGATGCTGGCTCGTTTTCAGTATCCTCTTGGCGGTTGGTGCGACTTGGAGGAGCAAGATATTACAAGCCAACAAAAGGGTTGCTCCAAAGTGGCTTTAGCCCCAAAGAGAGGTATCTTCTAAGGTGGATGATATCTGTTGGTAAGGGGCAAGTGAGAAATGGCAATCGTTCTAATACTGTTACTTCATCCACAAGATCTAGTATGAACCCTCAGACTCCTCCAGTGGTCACTGGTGAAGTAAAATCTGTCGTAACCCAAGTTACACCACAAATTAAATCTGCAAAGCTTGAAAATGCTGTAAAACAACCTGAAATGGAATCAATGAGCAACTCTGCTATTAATTTTGGTAAAGGTCTTCCAAATTTTACCATGAAAAAGCCTTTTGCTGAAGTTGTTGCTGGCACCACTGCAAAAGATTCTGAGTTTCCCGCTCTTCAACAAACGAGGCCACCAAAACCTGGTGGTCAGAAAGATGAGCGACAAATGAATATAGCAGACCAGACTAATGGCCGAGGTCATGTGGCTCTCAGCCAAGTGCCTGTAGCTGAAAGTGAACCTGTGAAAGCGAGCAGAAACAAGAGCAGTGAAAGTGCTGATGGGAAGCCCTTTTTACAGATAGGGAGCAATATAGTACCAGTGGTTGGTGGGAATGAATCTAGAGAAACTAATCAACCGGTACAGCAGTTCATTGTGTATGTTGGATTTGAGCACGAGTGTCCCTACGGGCACCGTTTCTTACTGTCAGAGAAGCATATGACGGAAATTGATTCTTCCTGTTTGCAGTATCAAAGACCATATGTAAACAAAGAAATAGAAAGCAAGCATGCACAAAAGTTGCTCCTAAATGCTTCCGGTTTGACAGCATATACAGTGGACATAAACAATGGACGGAAAAACAGTAAGCCACTGGAATCATCAGGGAGAAACAGCCAGCAGCAACCAATGCAGCCGAGGGTTGATGCACAGACCTCACAGCCTTCTCCTTGGCTTTCAGATCTACAGATTGACAAGAGGGAGGAGCATTATTTTAGAAACATTGCAGTTGATGATGGTGGAGAAGCATTTTCACTCATGAACAGAAACTTGCCAATATATATGCACTGTCCACATTGTAAGATGTCAGAAAGGAAGGAGCATCAAGATGTAAAGTTTGCTGGTGCTGTGTCACAACTTCAACGGATTTTTATT GTGACTCCTGATTTCCCGGTCCTGTTGGCAAGCTGCCCACTTGTACAGTTTGAGGCAAGTACAGTCAGCTATATTCAGCATCAA GGGTCATGTTTACCATCGAATGTCTCTGATCATGAGCGAGAAGGATTATTCAGTATTGGGTGTCGAGTTATCCTCCCACCTGAGAGCTTTCTTGCTATGAGGCTTCCGTTTGTCTATGGTGTTGAGACAAAAGAGGGAAGTACATTTCCCCTCAAACACTTTGAACAACAACCAGAGCTCACAGCGTGGCTGGTTGGAGGCACAGCTTTGCAAATTGTATCGATAGGGAACGCCACTGAGAAAGAAACCATTATGAAGTGA
- the LOC120650425 gene encoding uncharacterized protein LOC120650425 isoform X3: protein MPAKTVTSDTPTRATHRASSISPPTRRGGHSGRQSSAISLMSGNTSNPSVLPGQCVPVLLFVFEDDAVDVSSAATSSDDMGDTFSSNQGSTSDGLSKQSSASKGSGSVVMLSRAANKSESSSGKKLHSSLEGQIRVLLKKCRVLAGMEPGHIGSRGLNNTSHHVPLFSLDTSRVVALLERSINKKQEPLDVIAGLFEDSMSSKSPLDILSLENNYHPTNRDDFQLIKDFIFRQSDALRGRGGYSSNATAGSVAGVGMVAAAAAAAAVSAAAGKPVNVPDLPSFDKWLSISTSILTALLSGRNALSGLSESKTHTSPSEKNEQLPAGGSNAIDITLSCLESNNGLNMKFSSSWCQRVLPAAKELYLKGLPAFYTTRMHEVQLQMALRSFCSMVKGPAVRLFSKKLEDECQTIWESGRQQCDAVSLTGRPCMHRRHVNFSSSDAVEQHSSGYVFLHACACGRSRRLREDPFDFQTANVSFNCFANCEDLLPTLVLPRGRDAGSFSVSSWRLVRLGGARYYKPTKGLLQSGFSPKERYLLRWMISVGKGQVRNGNRSNTVTSSTRSSMNPQTPPVVTGEVKSVVTQVTPQIKSAKLENAVKQPEMESMSNSAINFGKGLPNFTMKKPFAEVVAGTTAKDSEFPALQQTRPPKPGGQKDERQMNIADQTNGRGHVALSQVPVAESEPVKASRNKSSESADGKPFLQIGSNIVPVVGGNESRETNQPVQQFIVYVGFEHECPYGHRFLLSEKHMTEIDSSCLQYQRPYVNKEIESKHAQKLLLNASGLTAYTVDINNGRKNSKPLESSGRNSQQQPMQPRVDAQTSQPSPWLSDLQIDKREEHYFRNIAVDDGGEAFSLMNRNLPIYMHCPHCKMSERKEHQDVKFAGAVSQLQRIFIVTPDFPVLLASCPLVQFEASTVSYIQHQGSCLPSNVSDHEREGLFSIGCRVILPPESFLAMRLPFVYGVETKEGSTFPLKHFEQQPELTAWLVGGTALQIVSIGNATEKETIMK from the exons ATGCCTGCCAAAACTGTTACATCTGACACCCCAACACGAGCAACCCACAGGGCTTCCTCCATCTCCCCTCCAACACGTCGTGGAGGTCACTCTGGTCGCCAGTCTTCAGCCATCTCGCTTATGTCCGGAAACACTTCAAATCCTTCTGTATTGCCAGGCCAATGCGTTCCTGTATTGCTCTTTGTCTTTGAGGATGATGCAGTTGATGTTTCAAGTGCTGCCACAAGTTCAGATGATATGGGTGACACGTTTTCATCAAATCAGGGTTCTACCTCTGATGGATTATCGAAACAAAGCTCAGCTTCCAAAGGTTCTGGTTCAGTGGTTATGCTTTCCCGGGCAGCAAACAAATCTGAGAGTAGTTCAGGCAAAAAATTGCATTCCTCATTAGAGGGACAGATTCGTGTCTTGCTCAAGAAGTGTAGGGTACTTGCTGGCATGGAGCCGGGACATATTGGCTCGAGGGGTCTAAATAACACGAGTCATCATGTACCCTTGTTCTCACTTGATACCTCGAGGGTTGTTGCACTGTTGGAACGGTCTATCAATAAGAAACAGGAGCCATTAGACGTCATTGCTGGATTGTTTGAAGATTCCATGAGCTCCAAATCACCACTGGATATTCTTTCACTAGAAAACAACTACCACCCAACAAACCGTGATGACTTTCAGTTAATCAAGGACTTCATATTTCGGCAATCTGATGCcctgagagggagagggggataTTCAAGCAATGCAACTGCCGGGTCTGTTGCTGGTGTTGGCatggtggctgctgctgctgctgcagcagcagtgTCAGCTGCTGCTGGGAAACCAGTTAATGTTCCTGATCTCCCTAGTTTTGATAAATGGCTGTCCATAAGTACTTCTATCCTCACTGCACTGCTTAGTGGAAGAAATGCGCTGAGTGGTTTGTCTGAAAGCAAGACACATACAAGTCCTAGTGAGAAAAATGAACAACTTCCTGCTGGAGGATCTAATGCTATTGACATCACATTATCTTGCTTGGAAAGCAATAATGGGCTGAACATGAAATTTTCTTCATCATGGTGCCAAAGGGTGCTTCCAGCTGCTAAGGAGTTGTACCTTAAAGGTTTACCTGCCTTTTACACCACCAGAATGCATGAAGTACAGCTACAGATGGCATTGCGATCCTTTTGCTCAATGGTTAAAGGGCCAGCAGTCAGGTTATTCTCAAAGAAGCTGGAAGATGAGTGCCAGACAATATGGGAATCTGGTAGGCAGCAATGTGATGCTGTTAGTCTAACTGGCAGACCATGCATGCACCGGAGGCATGTCAATTTCTCTTCATCAGATGCAGTAGAGCAACATTCTAGTGGATATGTCTTCCTTCATGCGTGTGCCTGTGGGCGTTCACGTCGCCTTAGAGAAGATCCTTTTGACTTTCAGACAGCGAATGTGTCTTTTAATTGTTTCGCTAACTGCGAAGATCTACTACCTACGCTTGTGCTTCCGAGAGGTCGTGATGCTGGCTCGTTTTCAGTATCCTCTTGGCGGTTGGTGCGACTTGGAGGAGCAAGATATTACAAGCCAACAAAAGGGTTGCTCCAAAGTGGCTTTAGCCCCAAAGAGAGGTATCTTCTAAGGTGGATGATATCTGTTGGTAAGGGGCAAGTGAGAAATGGCAATCGTTCTAATACTGTTACTTCATCCACAAGATCTAGTATGAACCCTCAGACTCCTCCAGTGGTCACTGGTGAAGTAAAATCTGTCGTAACCCAAGTTACACCACAAATTAAATCTGCAAAGCTTGAAAATGCTGTAAAACAACCTGAAATGGAATCAATGAGCAACTCTGCTATTAATTTTGGTAAAGGTCTTCCAAATTTTACCATGAAAAAGCCTTTTGCTGAAGTTGTTGCTGGCACCACTGCAAAAGATTCTGAGTTTCCCGCTCTTCAACAAACGAGGCCACCAAAACCTGGTGGTCAGAAAGATGAGCGACAAATGAATATAGCAGACCAGACTAATGGCCGAGGTCATGTGGCTCTCAGCCAAGTGCCTGTAGCTGAAAGTGAACCTGTGAAAGCGAGCAGAAACAAGAGCAGTGAAAGTGCTGATGGGAAGCCCTTTTTACAGATAGGGAGCAATATAGTACCAGTGGTTGGTGGGAATGAATCTAGAGAAACTAATCAACCGGTACAGCAGTTCATTGTGTATGTTGGATTTGAGCACGAGTGTCCCTACGGGCACCGTTTCTTACTGTCAGAGAAGCATATGACGGAAATTGATTCTTCCTGTTTGCAGTATCAAAGACCATATGTAAACAAAGAAATAGAAAGCAAGCATGCACAAAAGTTGCTCCTAAATGCTTCCGGTTTGACAGCATATACAGTGGACATAAACAATGGACGGAAAAACAGTAAGCCACTGGAATCATCAGGGAGAAACAGCCAGCAGCAACCAATGCAGCCGAGGGTTGATGCACAGACCTCACAGCCTTCTCCTTGGCTTTCAGATCTACAGATTGACAAGAGGGAGGAGCATTATTTTAGAAACATTGCAGTTGATGATGGTGGAGAAGCATTTTCACTCATGAACAGAAACTTGCCAATATATATGCACTGTCCACATTGTAAGATGTCAGAAAGGAAGGAGCATCAAGATGTAAAGTTTGCTGGTGCTGTGTCACAACTTCAACGGATTTTTATT GTGACTCCTGATTTCCCGGTCCTGTTGGCAAGCTGCCCACTTGTACAGTTTGAGGCAAGTACAGTCAGCTATATTCAGCATCAA GGGTCATGTTTACCATCGAATGTCTCTGATCATGAGCGAGAAGGATTATTCAGTATTGGGTGTCGAGTTATCCTCCCACCTGAGAGCTTTCTTGCTATGAGGCTTCCGTTTGTCTATGGTGTTGAGACAAAAGAGGGAAGTACATTTCCCCTCAAACACTTTGAACAACAACCAGAGCTCACAGCGTGGCTGGTTGGAGGCACAGCTTTGCAAATTGTATCGATAGGGAACGCCACTGAGAAAGAAACCATTATGAAGTGA